In Alistipes ihumii AP11, a genomic segment contains:
- a CDS encoding DUF4784 family protein, which yields MKKFLFFIIVALLFCGCDKNEGGDPECPITDVSLPVSSAENPVRPGTEVTISGKGFTQSCEIWLRSVTEVKAAGAEVKAAVTSVTALAITFTAPEVYGAQTVVLKQNGDAWELGKIYFPAILPKKITKIVSAFDSETQTTEYTYDEAGRLKQIDKTEEYDGYNSTSTTSIEYAQNRVTVRYGKHDDPDFAQDIFHQENGHATNSRYSESDYECKTKYFYGDNGYLTTAEITEIQTDREDTHTIALTIKNDCLEKYSDEEGYSIGYTPNTAVPNNLNLDLLGFDEFMDDIDEGVAETYWLGIGGTRTKYLPEQLTVTDWEGDQFTIKYEYIFDGEYISEIRMMSDDMIHTLKLYYEE from the coding sequence ATGAAAAAATTCTTATTTTTCATTATCGTAGCCTTATTGTTTTGCGGCTGCGATAAAAACGAGGGCGGCGATCCCGAATGCCCCATAACGGACGTATCCTTGCCTGTATCGAGTGCAGAAAATCCCGTACGACCGGGAACCGAAGTTACCATTTCGGGGAAAGGTTTTACGCAAAGCTGTGAAATCTGGCTGCGTAGCGTTACAGAGGTCAAAGCCGCAGGGGCGGAAGTAAAAGCGGCCGTAACTTCCGTGACCGCATTGGCCATTACGTTTACGGCTCCCGAAGTGTACGGAGCGCAAACCGTCGTGCTGAAACAGAACGGCGATGCATGGGAATTGGGGAAGATATATTTCCCCGCAATTCTACCGAAGAAAATCACCAAAATAGTCTCTGCCTTCGATAGCGAAACTCAAACTACGGAATACACATACGATGAAGCCGGCAGGCTGAAACAGATCGACAAAACAGAAGAATACGACGGTTATAACTCTACCTCGACAACCTCGATAGAATACGCACAAAACAGAGTTACGGTACGATACGGAAAACACGACGATCCTGATTTTGCTCAAGACATATTCCATCAGGAAAACGGACATGCGACAAACAGCAGGTATAGCGAATCGGACTATGAATGCAAAACCAAGTATTTTTACGGAGACAACGGTTATTTGACCACTGCCGAAATTACGGAGATTCAAACAGACAGAGAAGATACACATACCATCGCTTTGACCATAAAAAACGACTGTCTGGAGAAATATTCCGACGAGGAGGGCTATTCGATCGGTTATACCCCGAATACCGCCGTACCGAACAATCTCAATTTAGACTTGTTGGGATTCGACGAATTCATGGACGACATTGACGAAGGCGTCGCCGAGACTTATTGGCTGGGGATCGGAGGAACACGGACAAAATACCTACCGGAGCAACTGACCGTGACAGACTGGGAAGGAGACCAATTTACCATAAAATACGAATATATATTTGACGGCGAATACATATCCGAAATACGCATGATGTCCGATGATATGATTCATACACTGAAACTGTATTACGAAGAATAA
- a CDS encoding GNAT family N-acetyltransferase, whose amino-acid sequence MLFRKAGPGDCARAQEIIRLARERMGRQGNPQWQDGYPADEDVRHDIEAGNGYVLCLHNRPVVYGAILFDEEPAYGPIEGRWLNDRPYAVVHRLAVHEAFERKGLAGLFLQQAERLCLDRHLFDIRADTHSANGPMRSLLERSGYVFCGEIRYRKSPRRAYQKILG is encoded by the coding sequence ATGCTGTTCAGAAAAGCCGGACCCGGCGACTGCGCCCGAGCGCAGGAGATCATTCGCCTGGCCCGAGAGCGAATGGGGCGGCAAGGCAACCCGCAATGGCAAGACGGATACCCGGCGGACGAAGACGTCAGGCACGACATCGAAGCGGGCAACGGCTACGTACTGTGCCTGCATAACCGTCCGGTCGTTTACGGCGCAATCCTTTTCGACGAAGAACCCGCATACGGGCCGATCGAGGGCCGGTGGCTCAACGACCGGCCTTATGCGGTCGTACACCGGCTCGCCGTACACGAAGCGTTCGAGCGAAAGGGACTGGCCGGACTGTTCTTGCAGCAGGCCGAGCGGCTGTGTCTCGACAGACACTTATTCGACATACGGGCGGATACCCATTCCGCCAACGGACCTATGCGCAGCCTGCTGGAGCGCTCGGGCTATGTTTTCTGCGGAGAGATACGGTACCGAAAATCTCCCCGTCGTGCATACCAAAAAATCCTCGGCTAA
- a CDS encoding Dps family protein — MKTLDYLHLDESAAGKLVRSLQQLLADFQVHYMNLRGFHWNIQGHGFFVLHSKFEEMYDDTAEKVDQIAERILMLGGVPSNKFSEYLKIAKVREIDGVSCGGEALGHVLDTYKYLIGRERELLAQASEAGDEVTVSMMTDYLQEQEKTVWMLCAFSAHKHGDSCAR, encoded by the coding sequence ATGAAAACGTTGGATTATCTTCATCTCGATGAGAGCGCAGCCGGTAAGCTGGTTCGGTCGTTACAGCAGTTGCTCGCCGATTTTCAGGTTCATTACATGAATCTCCGCGGCTTTCACTGGAACATTCAGGGACACGGATTTTTCGTGTTGCACAGCAAGTTCGAGGAGATGTACGACGACACGGCCGAAAAGGTCGATCAGATCGCGGAGCGTATTCTGATGCTCGGCGGCGTTCCCTCGAACAAGTTCAGCGAGTACCTGAAGATCGCCAAAGTCCGCGAGATCGACGGCGTATCGTGCGGAGGCGAGGCTCTCGGCCATGTGCTCGATACCTACAAGTATCTGATCGGTCGCGAGCGCGAGTTGCTCGCCCAAGCCTCGGAAGCGGGAGACGAAGTGACCGTCTCGATGATGACCGACTATCTGCAGGAGCAGGAAAAGACGGTATGGATGCTGTGCGCCTTCTCGGCTCACAAGCATGGCGATTCTTGCGCCCGATAG
- a CDS encoding porin family protein — protein MKKILLTLMAACAAFSFASAQETGFGFGVKAGVNISNQTLDDAAKYKAGFTGGVFVDYRTCNWFAVSADVLYSRQGSKIKDSDVKLRTDYLNIPVLANFYLTRGMALKAGVQPGFLLAAKAKEGDVKVDVKEMYKTFDLSIPVGLSYDFKFGLILDARYNIGVTNLAKDAGCTRNSVFAVTAGWRF, from the coding sequence ATGAAAAAGATTCTCTTGACCCTTATGGCCGCATGCGCTGCATTTTCTTTCGCCTCGGCACAGGAAACCGGTTTCGGATTCGGTGTAAAAGCCGGCGTAAACATCTCGAACCAGACGCTGGACGACGCAGCCAAGTACAAAGCGGGTTTCACCGGCGGCGTATTCGTCGACTACCGTACCTGCAACTGGTTCGCCGTATCGGCCGACGTACTCTATTCGCGTCAAGGCAGCAAGATCAAGGACTCCGACGTCAAGCTGCGTACGGATTACCTGAACATTCCCGTTCTCGCCAATTTCTACCTGACGCGCGGCATGGCGCTGAAGGCCGGCGTTCAGCCCGGCTTCCTGCTGGCGGCCAAAGCGAAGGAAGGCGACGTCAAAGTCGATGTCAAGGAGATGTACAAGACGTTCGACTTGTCGATTCCGGTAGGTCTGTCCTACGATTTCAAGTTCGGCCTGATCCTCGATGCCCGCTACAACATCGGCGTAACGAATCTGGCTAAAGACGCAGGCTGCACGCGCAACAGCGTGTTCGCTGTCACGGCAGGCTGGCGATTCTGA
- a CDS encoding GNAT family N-acetyltransferase: protein MITHNTEKQRFERTENGLTAVVEYRRNEEEIELTHTFVPPALEGQGIAASLTRAALEYARAENLRVRPICSYARAYIRRHPEYDDPAR, encoded by the coding sequence ATGATAACGCACAATACGGAAAAACAACGGTTCGAACGAACCGAAAACGGACTGACAGCCGTCGTCGAATACCGCCGGAACGAAGAAGAGATCGAGTTGACGCATACTTTCGTTCCTCCGGCCTTGGAAGGGCAGGGGATCGCGGCCTCTCTCACCCGGGCCGCCCTCGAATACGCGCGCGCCGAAAACCTGCGGGTCCGGCCGATCTGTTCCTATGCCAGAGCCTACATCCGCCGCCACCCCGAGTACGACGATCCGGCGCGATAG
- a CDS encoding alpha/beta hydrolase — translation MKYRKNFCRSVSSLLWIVWTVSLLAGWAPVRAQRVDTVSVYSPSMDKQVKNLVILPEGYEADPARRYPVVYLLHGYNNRYDSWLRKTKPELPRTATAYGTIVVCPDGASSWYWDSPVDPKSRYETYVSTELVGCVDSLYRTIRSRCGRAITGYSMGGHGALWLAFRHPDVFGACGSMSGGVDIRPFPNNWKISEQLGPYSENPRLWDEYTVIEQLYRVVPFTDRNREVASKEARPVDYSLQPGQLAIVIDCGTEDYFFEVNRQLHERMLYRHISHEYIVRPGGHTHDYWREAVEYHMLFFRRFFDSQEREDVLAGAGRP, via the coding sequence ATGAAATATCGCAAAAACTTTTGTCGAAGCGTTTCGTCCCTGCTTTGGATCGTGTGGACGGTTTCGCTTCTTGCGGGCTGGGCCCCGGTTCGCGCTCAACGGGTAGACACCGTCAGCGTGTACAGCCCTTCGATGGACAAGCAAGTCAAGAATCTGGTGATTCTTCCCGAAGGATACGAGGCCGATCCGGCCCGCCGCTATCCGGTCGTTTACCTGTTGCACGGCTACAATAACCGTTACGATAGCTGGCTGCGTAAAACCAAACCCGAACTTCCCCGCACGGCTACGGCGTACGGGACGATCGTCGTCTGTCCGGACGGCGCCTCGAGCTGGTATTGGGACAGTCCGGTCGATCCGAAAAGTCGGTATGAAACCTATGTGAGTACGGAGTTGGTGGGCTGTGTGGACTCTCTTTACAGAACGATTCGCTCGCGGTGCGGACGGGCGATCACGGGATACAGTATGGGCGGTCATGGCGCGCTGTGGCTCGCGTTCCGGCATCCCGACGTTTTCGGAGCGTGCGGATCGATGAGCGGCGGCGTCGACATTCGGCCTTTCCCGAACAATTGGAAGATCAGCGAGCAGCTCGGACCCTATTCCGAAAATCCGCGCTTGTGGGACGAGTATACGGTGATCGAGCAGTTGTATCGCGTCGTGCCGTTCACGGACCGTAACCGGGAAGTCGCTTCCAAGGAGGCCCGGCCTGTCGATTACAGCCTGCAGCCCGGACAACTGGCCATCGTGATCGACTGCGGGACGGAGGATTACTTTTTCGAAGTCAATCGGCAGCTGCACGAGCGGATGCTGTACAGACACATATCGCACGAATACATCGTCCGGCCCGGCGGGCATACGCACGATTATTGGCGCGAGGCCGTCGAGTATCACATGCTCTTTTTCCGCCGGTTCTTCGACTCGCAGGAGCGCGAAGACGTTTTAGCCGGGGCCGGGCGACCGTAA